Proteins from a single region of Ziziphus jujuba cultivar Dongzao chromosome 1, ASM3175591v1:
- the LOC125419061 gene encoding G-type lectin S-receptor-like serine/threonine-protein kinase At4g27290 isoform X1, giving the protein METNIFIDFYALVMSLPILLVLCKAADTVTKTHSITDGTTLVSSGQRFELGFFSPGSSKNRYLGIWYKTAPDVVVWVANRNNPFHDSSGKLVITDHGNLLLLNQTRSVIWSTNTSWVAKEPIALLLDSGNFVVGEKNKITSSEIFVWQSFDYPSNTLSGMKIGWNRKTGLEGYLTSWKSDDDPSDGDFTYRMDNKGPPQMMVTMGQTRMFRTGTWNGVRFSGLPAVSDVVFKSTVVFNDNESYYMALPNIADTVITRMTLNSSGLAQRFILRNGETDWAIMYSQPYEPCDSYGHCGPNGICRINRMPICECLEGFTPRNPEEWKILSWSRECVRKNPLTCQKGEGFVKLVGVKLPDLLEFWSNQNMSLRECKEMCLKNCPCKAYANSDIREGGNGCMMWFGDFIDVRELSIKGSEDSIYIRVSASDMKTIREANAKSRLKKILVNSLSVVCIFCLVFCSVYGKIRKKIRGFRRQKEDIELPLFDLATVASATKNFSPERMIGAGGFGSVYKGNLSTGQEIAVKRLAQNSGQGLKEFMNEVDLIGKLQHRNLVALLGCCIERKERILIYEFMPNESLDHFIFDNKRSTILCWEKRFNIVLGIARGLLYLHRDSKLQIIHMDLKAGNILLDKNLNPKISDFGLARIFGGDENEARTRRVVGTYGYMSPEYAIDGKFSAKSDVFSFGVLLLEIVSGKKNRRFSHPDHHHNLLGHAWLLWNEDRALDLMDGCFKDSYVESQVLRCIQVGLICVQKFQNDRPTMSSIVSMLENEGTILPQPKQPGFFIERSSNDENSTPKNEETGSQNSVTMTKLDAGR; this is encoded by the exons ATGGAAACCAATATCTTCATCGATTTTTATGCTTTGGTGATGTCTCTCCCAATCTTGTTGGTACTCTGTAAAGCAGCAGACACGGTAACTAAAACACACTCCATCACAGACGGCACAACTTTAGTTTCTTCAGGCCAAAGATTTGAGCTCGGCTTCTTCTCCCCTGGCAGCTCCAAGAACAGGTATTTAGGAATATGGTACAAGACTGCCCCTGATGTTGTTGTCTGGGTTGCAAACAGAAATAACCCATTTCACGATTCATCTGGGAAATTGGTCATCACCGACCATGGAAACCTTCTTCTTCTCAACCAGACGAGGAGTGTCATTTGGTCCACAAACACATCGTGGGTCGCCAAGGAACCAATTGCTCTGCTTTTGGATTCAGGAAACTTTGTAGTTGGAGAGAAAAACAAGATCACAAGCTCTGAGATTTTTGTATGGCAGAGCTTCGATTATCCATCAAACACACTATCAGGGATGAAGATCGGATGGAACAGAAAGACAGGTCTAGAAGGGTATTTAACATCGTGGAAAAGCGATGATGACCCATCAGACGGCGATTTCACTTACAGGATGGACAACAAAGGGCCACCCCAGATGATGGTCACGATGGGACAGACAAGGATGTTTCGGACAGGAACATGGAATGGTGTTCGATTCAGTGGTCTACCTGCTGTGTCCGATGTGGTGTTCAAATCGACTGTCGTATTCAACGACAACGAGTCGTATTACATGGCACTGCCCAACATTGCAGACACTGTTATTACACGCATGACGCTGAATTCTTCAGGTTTGGCTCAGCGATTCATATTGCGAAACGGTGAAACCGATTGGGCTATTATGTATTCACAGCCTTATGAGCCATGTGATAGTTATGGACATTGTGGACCAAATGGTATTTGTAGGATAAACAGAATGCCCATATGTGAGTGTTTGGAAGGCTTTACACCGAGGAATCCAGAAGAGTGGAAAATTCTGAGTTGGTCCAGGGAATGTGTGAGAAAAAACCCGTTGACTTGCCAGAAAGGAGAAGGGTTTGTAAAGCTTGTGGGTGTGAAATTGCCTGACTTATTGGAGTTTTGGTCGAACCAGAATATGAGCCTCCGAGAATGTAAAGAGATGTGCTTGAAGAATTGTCCGTGTAAAGCTTATGCTAATTCTGATATAAGAGAAGGAGGCAATGGGTGTATGATGTGGTTTGGTGACTTTATTGATGTCCGGGAGTTGAGCATAAAAGGCAGTGAAGATAGTATTTACATTCGCGTGTCTGCTTCGGACATGA AAACAATCCGTGAAGCGAATGCAAAATCAAGACTAAAGAAGATCCTAGTGAATTCATTATCCGTTGTGTGTATTTTTTGCCTGGTCTTCTGCTCCGTATatgggaaaataagaaaaaagataagag GTTTTAGAAGACAGAAAGAAGATATAGAATTACCTTTATTTGATTTGGCTACTGTTGCTTCTGCTACAAAAAACTTCTCTCCCGAGCGTATGATTGGTGCAGGCGGCTTTGGTTCTGTTTACAAG GGGAACCTCTCAACAGGACAAGAAATAGCTGTGAAGAGACTGGCCCAGAATTCAGGACAGGGTCTTAAAGAGTTTATGAATGAAGTAGACTTGATTGGAAAGCTTCAACATCGAAATCTCGTTGCACTTTTGGGCTGTTGTattgaaagaaaagagaggatcTTAATCTACGAGTTTATGCCCAATGAAAGCTTAGATCATTTTATCTTTG ATAATAAAAGAAGCACCATCTTATGTTGGGAAAAGAGATTCAATATTGTACTGGGGATTGCAAGAGGTCTTCTCTACCTCCACAGAGATTCTAAACTTCAAATTATTCACATGGATCTTAAAGCAGGGAATATTTTACTGGACAAGAACTTGAATCCTAAGATTTCTGACTTTGGCTTAGCAAGGATTTTTGGGGGTGATGAAAATGAAGCCAGAACAAGGAGAGTTGTTGGAACATA TGGATATATGTCTCCAGAATATGCAATTGATGGAAAGTTCTCTGCAAAATCCGATGTCTTTAGCTTTGGTGTGCTTTTGCTAGAGATTGTGAGCGGCAAAAAGAATAGAAGGTTCAGTCACCCTGATCACCACCACAATCTTCTAGGACAT GCATGGTTGCTTTGGAATGAAGACAGGGCCTTGGATCTAATGGATGGTTGCTTCAAGGATTCATATGTTGAATCTCAAGTATTAAGATGCATTCAAGTGGGTTTGATTTGTGTTCAAAAGTTTCAAAATGATAGACCAACTATGTCCTCCATCGTTTCCATGTTGGAAAACGAGGGAACAATCTTGCCTCAACCTAAGCAGCCTGGTTTCTTCATAGAAAGAAGTTCAAACGATGAGAACTCAACaccaaaaaatgaagaaaccgGTTCACAAAATTCAGTGACTATGACAAAGCTGGATGCAGGTAGATAG
- the LOC125419061 gene encoding G-type lectin S-receptor-like serine/threonine-protein kinase At4g27290 isoform X2, translating into METNIFIDFYALVMSLPILLVLCKAADTVTKTHSITDGTTLVSSGQRFELGFFSPGSSKNRYLGIWYKTAPDVVVWVANRNNPFHDSSGKLVITDHGNLLLLNQTRSVIWSTNTSWVAKEPIALLLDSGNFVVGEKNKITSSEIFVWQSFDYPSNTLSGMKIGWNRKTGLEGYLTSWKSDDDPSDGDFTYRMDNKGPPQMMVTMGQTRMFRTGTWNGVRFSGLPAVSDVVFKSTVVFNDNESYYMALPNIADTVITRMTLNSSGLAQRFILRNGETDWAIMYSQPYEPCDSYGHCGPNGICRINRMPICECLEGFTPRNPEEWKILSWSRECVRKNPLTCQKGEGFVKLVGVKLPDLLEFWSNQNMSLRECKEMCLKNCPCKAYANSDIREGGNGCMMWFGDFIDVRELSIKGSEDSIYIRVSASDMKTIREANAKSRLKKILVNSLSVVCIFCLVFCSVYGKIRKKIRGFRRQKEDIELPLFDLATVASATKNFSPERMIGAGGFGSVYKGNLSTGQEIAVKRLAQNSGQGLKEFMNEVDLIGKLQHRNLVALLGCCIERKERILIYEFMPNESLDHFIFDNKRSTILCWEKRFNIVLGIARGLLYLHRDSKLQIIHMDLKAGNILLDKNLNPKISDFGLARIFGGDENEARTRRVVGT; encoded by the exons ATGGAAACCAATATCTTCATCGATTTTTATGCTTTGGTGATGTCTCTCCCAATCTTGTTGGTACTCTGTAAAGCAGCAGACACGGTAACTAAAACACACTCCATCACAGACGGCACAACTTTAGTTTCTTCAGGCCAAAGATTTGAGCTCGGCTTCTTCTCCCCTGGCAGCTCCAAGAACAGGTATTTAGGAATATGGTACAAGACTGCCCCTGATGTTGTTGTCTGGGTTGCAAACAGAAATAACCCATTTCACGATTCATCTGGGAAATTGGTCATCACCGACCATGGAAACCTTCTTCTTCTCAACCAGACGAGGAGTGTCATTTGGTCCACAAACACATCGTGGGTCGCCAAGGAACCAATTGCTCTGCTTTTGGATTCAGGAAACTTTGTAGTTGGAGAGAAAAACAAGATCACAAGCTCTGAGATTTTTGTATGGCAGAGCTTCGATTATCCATCAAACACACTATCAGGGATGAAGATCGGATGGAACAGAAAGACAGGTCTAGAAGGGTATTTAACATCGTGGAAAAGCGATGATGACCCATCAGACGGCGATTTCACTTACAGGATGGACAACAAAGGGCCACCCCAGATGATGGTCACGATGGGACAGACAAGGATGTTTCGGACAGGAACATGGAATGGTGTTCGATTCAGTGGTCTACCTGCTGTGTCCGATGTGGTGTTCAAATCGACTGTCGTATTCAACGACAACGAGTCGTATTACATGGCACTGCCCAACATTGCAGACACTGTTATTACACGCATGACGCTGAATTCTTCAGGTTTGGCTCAGCGATTCATATTGCGAAACGGTGAAACCGATTGGGCTATTATGTATTCACAGCCTTATGAGCCATGTGATAGTTATGGACATTGTGGACCAAATGGTATTTGTAGGATAAACAGAATGCCCATATGTGAGTGTTTGGAAGGCTTTACACCGAGGAATCCAGAAGAGTGGAAAATTCTGAGTTGGTCCAGGGAATGTGTGAGAAAAAACCCGTTGACTTGCCAGAAAGGAGAAGGGTTTGTAAAGCTTGTGGGTGTGAAATTGCCTGACTTATTGGAGTTTTGGTCGAACCAGAATATGAGCCTCCGAGAATGTAAAGAGATGTGCTTGAAGAATTGTCCGTGTAAAGCTTATGCTAATTCTGATATAAGAGAAGGAGGCAATGGGTGTATGATGTGGTTTGGTGACTTTATTGATGTCCGGGAGTTGAGCATAAAAGGCAGTGAAGATAGTATTTACATTCGCGTGTCTGCTTCGGACATGA AAACAATCCGTGAAGCGAATGCAAAATCAAGACTAAAGAAGATCCTAGTGAATTCATTATCCGTTGTGTGTATTTTTTGCCTGGTCTTCTGCTCCGTATatgggaaaataagaaaaaagataagag GTTTTAGAAGACAGAAAGAAGATATAGAATTACCTTTATTTGATTTGGCTACTGTTGCTTCTGCTACAAAAAACTTCTCTCCCGAGCGTATGATTGGTGCAGGCGGCTTTGGTTCTGTTTACAAG GGGAACCTCTCAACAGGACAAGAAATAGCTGTGAAGAGACTGGCCCAGAATTCAGGACAGGGTCTTAAAGAGTTTATGAATGAAGTAGACTTGATTGGAAAGCTTCAACATCGAAATCTCGTTGCACTTTTGGGCTGTTGTattgaaagaaaagagaggatcTTAATCTACGAGTTTATGCCCAATGAAAGCTTAGATCATTTTATCTTTG ATAATAAAAGAAGCACCATCTTATGTTGGGAAAAGAGATTCAATATTGTACTGGGGATTGCAAGAGGTCTTCTCTACCTCCACAGAGATTCTAAACTTCAAATTATTCACATGGATCTTAAAGCAGGGAATATTTTACTGGACAAGAACTTGAATCCTAAGATTTCTGACTTTGGCTTAGCAAGGATTTTTGGGGGTGATGAAAATGAAGCCAGAACAAGGAGAGTTGTTGGAACATA A
- the LOC107430810 gene encoding G-type lectin S-receptor-like serine/threonine-protein kinase At4g27290, producing MGTYNFFTVLYASVISLPTLLLLCRAADTITPAQPLTDGTTLVSSGQIFELGFFSPGSSKNRYLGIWYKITPDVVVWVANRNNPLHDSNGSLIFTNHGSLRLLNRTRGIIWSSNTSSMETGNNPVAQLLESGNLVVGNRDSLSSNIYAWQSFDYPSDTLVADMKVGWDFESGLERYITSWKSGDDPSTGDFTYRLNITGIPQTIIAAGSTRKIRSGLWNGVEFRGIVVMTNPVYEAAFVLNENESYFGFKQKVNTAITRLKLNPSGSLERLVLENGRNTWDIMFTQPYEPCDNYGYCGPNGICKINRSPICECLEGFVPRSQNEWEVLNWSNGCTRKMPLDCRRGEGFIKLVGVKLPDLLEFWLNKSMSLHECKEMCLKNCYCTAYANSDIRDGGSGCLMWFDDLIDVRELRVQFTKQDVYIRLSASAMKSIHDADLKKRLKTIILVSIVAVCIFFLVVCCIIWKARNKKRGLGYKKVDIKLPLFDLATISSATKNFSPEHMIGSGGFGSVFKGNLSTGQEIAVKRLSKYSVQGLKEFKNEVDLIAKLQHRNLVALLGCCIQREELMLIYEYMPNKSLDHFIFDNKRSTILCWKQQFDIIMGIARGLLYLHRDSKLQIIHRDLKAANILLDNNLNPKISDFGLARMFSGDEKETRTRRIIGTYGYMSPEYAVDGKFSVKSDVFSFGVLLLEIVSGKKNRRFNHPDHHHNLLGHAWLLWNEGRALDLMDASLNDSSVECQLVRCIQVGLLCVQKFPQDRPTMSSVIFMLENEGTILPQPQQPGFFTERSSNDDSSISRNKESGSQNVMTMTKLDGR from the exons aTGGGAACCTATAATTTCTTCACCGTTTTGTATGCTTCGGTGATATCCCTCCCCACCTTGTTGTTACTCTGTAGAGCAGCAGACACCATAACTCCAGCACAGCCCCTCACGGACGGCACCACTTTAGTTTCTTCTGGCCAAATCTTTGAGCTTGGTTTCTTCTCCCCTGGCAGCTCCAAGAACAGGTACTTAGGAATATGGTACAAGATTACCCCTGATGTCGTTGTCTGGGTTGCAAACAGAAATAACCCACTTCATGATTCAAACGGCTCATTGATCTTTACCAACCATGGAAGTCTTCGTCTTCTCAATCGAACCAGGGGCATCATTTGGTCCTCAAATACATCATCAATGGAAACAGGAAACAACCCAGTTGCTCAGCTTTTGGAGTCAGGAAATCTTGTAGTTGGAAACAGAGATAGCCTCAGCTCCAATATATATGCATGGCAGAGCTTCGATTATCCATCGGACACTTTGGTAGCAGACATGAAGGTTGGATGGGATTTCGAAAGCGGTCTGGAACGATATATAACCTCATGGAAAAGCGGTGATGATCCATCGACCGGTGACTTCACTTACCGGTTGAACATCACGGGGATACCTCAAACCATAATTGCCGCGGGATCAACCAGAAAGATTCGGTCTGGTCTATGGAATGGAGTTGAATTTCGCGGTATTGTTGTGATGACTAACCCTGTTTATGAAGCAGCTTTTGTCTTAAATGAAAACGAGTCATATTTTGGTTTCAAGCAAAAAGTTAACACAGCCATTACACGCCTAAAATTGAATCCTTCTGGCTCTTTGGAACGTCTTGTATTGGAAAATGGGAGGAACACATGGGATATCATGTTCACACAACCTTATGAACCATGTGACAATTATGGATACTGTGGTCCAAATggtatttgtaaaattaatagaaGTCCGATATGCGAGTGTTTGGAAGGGTTCGTGCCAAGGTCCCAGAATGAATGGGAAGTTCTGAATTGGTCTAATGGATGCACGAGGAAGATGCCATTAGATTGCCGAAGGGGTGAAGGGTTTATAAAGCTTGTGGGGGTGAAATTGCCTGACCTGTTGGAGTTTTGGTTGAACAAGAGCATGAGCCTCCATGAGTGCAAAGAGATGTGCTTGAAGAACTGTTATTGTACAGCTTATGCTAATTCTGATATCAGAGATGGAGGCAGTGGCTGCTTGATGTGGTTTGACGACCTTATTGATGTTCGTGAGTTGAGAGTGCAATTTACTAAGCAGGATGTATATATACGGCTGTCTGCTTCTGCAATGA AATCTATTCATGACGCTGACTTGAAGAAAAGACTAAAGACCATTATTCTGGTTTCAATTGTGGCTGTTTGCATCTTTTTCCTCGTTGTCTGCTGCATAATTTGGAAAGCAAGAAACAAGAAAAGAG GCTTGGGATACAAGAAAGTAGATATAAAATTACCATTATTTGATTTGGCTACAATTTCTTCTGCTACAAAAAATTTCTCTCCTGAACATATGATTGGATCTGGAGGCTTTGGGTCTGTTTTCAAG GGGAACCTCTCAACAGGACAAGAAATAGCTGTCAAGAGACTTTCCAAGTATTCTGTTCAGGGTCTCAAAGAGTTTAAGAATGAAGTAGACTTAATCGCAAAGCTTCAACATAGGAATCTCGTTGCACTTCTAGGTTGTTGCATTCAAAGAGAAGAACTGATGTTAATCTATGAGTATATGCCGAACAAAAGCTTGGATCATTTCATCTTTG ATAATAAAAGAAGTACTATCTTGTGTTGGAAACAGCAGTTTGATATCATTATGGGGATTGCAAGAGGTCTTCTCTACCTACATCGTGATTCTAAACTTCAAATTATTCATAGAGATCTTAAGGCTGCTAATATTTTACTGGATAACAACTTGAATCCTAAGATCTCTGATTTTGGCTTAGCAAGGATGTTTAGCGGTGATGAAAAAGAAACCCGAACAAGGAGAATCATTGGAACATA TGGATATATGTCTCCAGAGTATGCAGTTGATGGAAAATTCTCTGTAAAATCGGATGTGTTTAGCTTTGGTGTGCTTTTGCTAGAGATTGTGAGTGGGAAAAAGAATAGAAGGTTCAACCATCCTGATCACCACCACAACCTTTTGGGACAT GCATGGTTGCTTTGGAATGAAGGGAGAGCCTTGGATCTAATGGATGCAAGCTTAAATGATTCAAGTGTTGAATGTCAACTGGTGAGATGCATTCAAGTGGGTTTGTTATGTGTGCAAAAATTTCCTCAAGACAGACCAACAATGTCTTCTGTGATTTTCATGTTGGAAAATGAAGGAACAATATTGCCACAACCTCAGCAACCGGGTTTCTTCACGGAAAGGAGTTCAAACGATGACAGCTCAATATCAAGAAACAAAGAATCCGGTTCCCAAAATGTAATGACTATGACAAAGCTGGATGGTAGATAG